A region from the Streptomyces tsukubensis genome encodes:
- a CDS encoding amidohydrolase, with protein MSDRTAPAPGASTGGDSRTVLLRGGEVHSPADPFATAMVVERGHIAWVGSEGAADAFTDGVDETIDLDGALVTPAFTDAHVHTTATGLALTGLDLSGATGLADALALVRKYAATRPGDAVLLGGGWDAARWPERRPPSRAELDEATGGRPLYLPRVDVHSAVVTTALLDLVPGVTGLTGYHPEAPLTGAAHHAVRAAAHGAVTPAQRTAAQRAALDRAASLGIGTVHECAGPEISDEADFTGLLGLAGEGPGPRVVGYWAEHIADAKGAERIRRLGALGAAGDLFADGSLGSHTACLHTPYADADHTGTLHLDADAVATHVAACTEAGLQAGFHAIGDAALTAVVEGVRAAAERLGTARIRAARHRVEHAEMLTPEHIAAFAEFGLTASVQPAFDAAWGGDEGMYAERLGTERARTLNPYAALLRAGVPLALGSDSPVTPLDPWGTVRAAAFHRTPEHRISVRAAFTAHTRGGWRAIGRDDAGILVPGAPADYALWRTGALVVQAPDDRVARWSTDPRSGTPGLPDLTPGGELPLCLRTVVAGQTIFDRLNG; from the coding sequence ATGAGTGATCGCACCGCCCCCGCCCCCGGCGCCTCCACCGGCGGCGACAGCCGCACGGTCCTGCTGCGCGGCGGGGAAGTCCACAGCCCCGCCGACCCCTTCGCCACCGCCATGGTCGTCGAACGGGGGCATATCGCCTGGGTGGGATCGGAAGGGGCCGCCGACGCGTTCACCGACGGAGTCGACGAGACCATCGACCTGGACGGCGCCCTTGTCACCCCCGCGTTCACCGACGCACATGTGCACACCACCGCCACCGGTCTCGCGCTCACCGGCCTCGACCTCTCCGGCGCGACCGGCCTCGCGGACGCGCTCGCGCTCGTACGGAAGTACGCGGCCACCCGCCCCGGCGACGCCGTGCTGCTCGGCGGCGGCTGGGACGCGGCCCGCTGGCCCGAGCGGCGGCCGCCGTCCCGGGCCGAACTCGACGAGGCGACCGGCGGCCGGCCCCTCTATCTGCCCCGTGTCGACGTCCACTCGGCCGTGGTCACCACCGCCCTGCTCGACCTGGTGCCCGGTGTCACCGGGCTGACGGGCTACCACCCCGAGGCGCCCCTCACGGGCGCGGCCCACCACGCCGTACGGGCCGCCGCTCACGGCGCCGTCACCCCCGCCCAGCGCACGGCGGCCCAGCGCGCCGCCCTGGACCGTGCCGCGTCGCTCGGGATCGGGACCGTCCACGAATGCGCCGGCCCCGAGATCTCCGACGAGGCGGACTTCACGGGGCTGCTCGGCCTCGCCGGGGAGGGGCCGGGCCCCCGGGTCGTCGGCTACTGGGCCGAACACATCGCAGACGCGAAGGGTGCCGAACGGATCCGGCGACTGGGTGCCCTCGGCGCCGCGGGCGATCTGTTCGCCGACGGTTCCCTCGGCTCCCATACCGCCTGTCTGCACACCCCCTACGCCGACGCGGACCACACCGGCACCCTGCACCTCGACGCGGACGCCGTCGCCACCCATGTCGCCGCCTGCACCGAGGCCGGACTGCAGGCCGGTTTCCACGCCATCGGCGATGCCGCGCTCACCGCCGTCGTCGAGGGGGTACGAGCCGCCGCCGAACGCCTGGGCACGGCCCGGATCCGCGCCGCCCGCCACCGCGTCGAGCACGCCGAAATGCTCACCCCCGAACACATCGCCGCCTTCGCCGAGTTCGGGCTTACCGCATCCGTACAGCCCGCCTTCGACGCCGCCTGGGGCGGCGACGAGGGCATGTACGCCGAACGGCTCGGCACCGAGCGGGCCCGTACCCTCAACCCGTACGCCGCCCTGCTCCGCGCCGGGGTGCCCCTCGCCCTCGGCTCGGACAGCCCCGTGACCCCGCTCGACCCCTGGGGCACGGTCCGGGCCGCCGCCTTCCACCGCACGCCCGAACACCGGATCTCCGTCCGGGCCGCCTTCACCGCCCACACCCGCGGCGGCTGGCGGGCGATCGGCCGGGACGACGCGGGGATCCTGGTCCCCGGTGCCCCCGCGGACTACGCGCTGTGGCGGACCGGCGCGCTCGTCGTCCAGGCCCCCGACGACCGGGTGGCGCGCTGGTCCACCGACCCGCGCTCCGGCACCCCCGGCCTGCCGGATCTGACCCCCGGCGGCGAACTGCCGCTCTGTCTGCGCACGGTGGTTGCCGGACAAACCATCTTCGATCGTCTGAACGGGTGA
- a CDS encoding acyl-CoA dehydrogenase family protein: MSDRAPQLVERTLPTEEAGELIALVREIAQREIVPRAAEEEDAGHFPRDTFTLLSESGLLGLPYDTEYGGGDQPYEVYLQVLEELAAARLTVGLGVSVHSLACHALAGYGTKEQRTEHLPAMLGGGLLGAYCLSEPSSGSDAASLRTRAVRDGDHWVITGTKAWITHGGIADFHTVFARTGGEGARGITAFLVPGGAEGLVPAVPERKMGMKGSPTAQLSFDGVRVPDGRQIGEEGQGFAIALAALDAGRLGISACAIGVAQAALDEAVSYAAGRRQFGRPIADFQGLRFLLADMGTRVEAGRALYLAAARLRDAGRPYSRQAAMAKLFCTDAAMSVTTDAVQVLGGYGYTADFPVERLMREAKVLQIVEGTNQIQRMVIARHLLGPETGRG, translated from the coding sequence CCTGGTGCGGGAGATCGCCCAGCGGGAGATCGTCCCCCGGGCGGCCGAGGAGGAGGACGCGGGCCACTTCCCGCGCGACACCTTCACCCTGCTCTCCGAATCCGGTCTGCTCGGCCTCCCCTACGACACCGAGTACGGGGGAGGGGACCAGCCGTACGAGGTCTACCTCCAGGTGCTGGAAGAACTGGCCGCCGCCCGGCTCACCGTGGGTCTCGGCGTCAGCGTCCATTCGCTCGCCTGCCACGCACTCGCCGGATACGGCACCAAGGAGCAGCGGACCGAGCACCTGCCCGCGATGCTGGGCGGCGGGCTGCTGGGCGCGTACTGCCTCTCCGAACCGTCCTCCGGATCCGACGCGGCCTCCCTGCGCACCCGGGCCGTGCGCGACGGCGACCACTGGGTGATCACCGGCACCAAGGCGTGGATCACCCACGGCGGTATCGCCGACTTCCACACCGTCTTCGCCCGTACCGGCGGTGAGGGGGCCCGGGGCATCACCGCCTTCCTGGTGCCCGGCGGAGCCGAGGGGTTGGTTCCGGCCGTACCCGAGCGGAAGATGGGCATGAAGGGCTCACCGACCGCTCAGCTCAGCTTCGACGGGGTACGGGTCCCGGACGGCCGCCAGATCGGCGAGGAGGGGCAGGGGTTCGCCATCGCCCTGGCCGCGCTGGACGCGGGCCGCCTCGGCATCTCGGCCTGCGCGATCGGCGTGGCCCAGGCCGCCCTCGACGAGGCCGTGTCGTACGCCGCCGGGCGCCGCCAGTTCGGACGGCCGATCGCCGACTTCCAGGGGCTGCGGTTCCTGCTCGCCGACATGGGGACCCGGGTCGAGGCGGGCCGGGCGCTCTATCTGGCCGCCGCCCGGCTCCGGGACGCGGGCCGGCCGTACTCCCGTCAGGCCGCCATGGCGAAGCTGTTCTGCACGGACGCGGCGATGAGCGTCACCACCGATGCCGTCCAGGTCCTCGGCGGATACGGCTATACGGCCGACTTCCCCGTCGAGCGGCTGATGCGGGAGGCCAAGGTGCTGCAGATCGTCGAGGGCACCAACCAGATTCAGCGGATGGTGATCGCCCGCCATCTGCTCGGCCCGGAGACCGGCAGGGGCTGA
- a CDS encoding Lrp/AsnC family transcriptional regulator — MEDLDRQIVELLVKDGRMSYTDLGKATGLSTSAVHQRVRRLEQRGVIRGYAAVVDPEAVGLPMTAFISVKPFDPSAPDDIAERLAGVREIEACHSVAGDENYILKVRVSTPVELENLLTRIRTLAGVSTRTTVVLSTPYEARPPSI; from the coding sequence ATGGAGGACCTGGATCGTCAGATCGTCGAGCTGCTCGTCAAGGACGGGCGGATGAGCTACACCGACCTCGGCAAGGCCACCGGCCTGTCGACCTCGGCGGTGCATCAGCGGGTCCGCCGGCTGGAGCAGCGGGGGGTCATCCGCGGATACGCGGCCGTGGTCGACCCGGAGGCGGTGGGGCTGCCGATGACCGCGTTCATCTCGGTCAAACCCTTCGACCCCAGCGCCCCGGACGATATCGCCGAACGCCTCGCGGGCGTCCGGGAGATCGAGGCCTGCCACAGCGTCGCCGGTGACGAGAACTACATCCTCAAGGTGCGCGTATCGACCCCGGTCGAGCTGGAGAACCTGCTCACCCGCATCCGTACCCTCGCCGGTGTCTCCACCCGGACGACGGTCGTGCTCTCCACCCCCTACGAGGCCCGTCCGCCGAGCATCTGA